GTGGTCCTCCACCAGGTCGCCTGCGGGGTGCTGCGGCACGGCGTGGGCGCGGTGAGCGGGCCGGGCATGGTGATCCAGCCGTTCAAGCTCGAGGAGGAGATCCGGGAGCTCGAGCGACGCGGTCTCCGGCGGGGCGAGATCGTGCTCTCGGACCGGGCCCACGTCGTCCTGCCGCTGCACGAGGCCGAGGACGTCTGGGAGGACCAGCTGCGCGCCCGCACGAACCCGACGGCCGCGCTCGACACGACGAAGAGCGGCATCGGCCCGGCCTACGCCGACCGCTACGCCCGCTTCGGGATCCGTCTCGGCGACCTGAGCCGACCGGCCGTGGTTCGCGAGCGCCTCGCGCTCCTCTACGCGACCAAGACCCACCTGGCCGACCTCCCGCCCATCGACACGCTGGCCGCCAGCCTCCTCGACGTCGGCTCGCGGCTCGCGCCGATGATCCGCCCGACCGAGCCGCTCCTCTGGGAGGCGATCGACCGGGGCGAGGAGATCCTGCTCGAGGGGGCGCAGAGCGCGCTGCTCGACGTCGATTTCGGAACCTACCCCTACGTCACGAGCTCGCATCCCACGAGCGCCGGCGCCCTGCAGGGGAGCGGCATCCCCCCGACCGAGGTCGACGCGATCGTCGGGGTCGCGAAGGCCTACTCGACCCGCGTCGGCGCGGGCCCGTACCCGACCGAGGACACCGGCGAACGCGGCGAGTTCCTGCGCCGCGTCGGTGGCGAGCGTGGGGCGACGACCGGGCGCGCGCGCCGCTGC
The Thermoplasmata archaeon genome window above contains:
- a CDS encoding adenylosuccinate synthase, with the translated sequence MPVRIVLGAQFGDEAKGKIADFMAANARYVVRSAGGPNTGHTIVLPEGPVVLHQVACGVLRHGVGAVSGPGMVIQPFKLEEEIRELERRGLRRGEIVLSDRAHVVLPLHEAEDVWEDQLRARTNPTAALDTTKSGIGPAYADRYARFGIRLGDLSRPAVVRERLALLYATKTHLADLPPIDTLAASLLDVGSRLAPMIRPTEPLLWEAIDRGEEILLEGAQSALLDVDFGTYPYVTSSHPTSAGALQGSGIPPTEVDAIVGVAKAYSTRVGAGPYPTEDTGERGEFLRRVGGERGATTGRARRCGWLDLVLLRYVARLNGFTSLAITKVDVLGGLDEVPVCVGYRLPDGSTTRALPPSRVEDLARAEPIYESLPGWSELHARAKERLQREGVSALPSTLRRFLEFLEEETGVPVEYLGYGAHRDETLWLGPPGRLGRRRTMREWTS